The following proteins are co-located in the Acidicapsa acidisoli genome:
- a CDS encoding alpha-glucosidase, with product MLGAVELRCGLLLGMMTMVGLNAQMVKAATGEGPGAAAIVVPAGAGAGGGDSWWRHAVLYEIYPRSFQDSNGDGIGDINGITSRLDYLKDLGIDAIWITPMYPSPGVDYGYDISDYTAIDPEYGTMADFDHMVAEAKARGIRVIMDYVINHTSDQNAWFKESRSSRDNPKRDWYVWRDGKIGEDGKLGPPNNWQSWFGHSAWTWDETTKQYYYHYFYVQQPDLNWKNPEVRKAMYGVLEFWMKHGVAGFRIDAVSRLFEDPEMRDDPYMPGYNAYGDRNIQHKYTDDLPEVHDVLREVRKVVDAFPGDPVLVTEADEPNIGELTKMYGVDGKNDEVQLPMDFQIADVNELSAVKFRKLFDEVEANTAKGQPEYFFSNHDQRRQWDRYGDGVHNDQIAKLMAALLLTTRGTPQMYYGEEIGMRTTDPARIEDVHDPIGKLGWPKEKGRDGERTPMQWDASVHAGFTTGKPWLPVPPSAATYNVQVESQNPDSIYSTYKRLLALRKSEPALRDGAYEAVNESDEHVFAYLRKSGDETLLVALNMSAAARTIAVKSAGREADVLYRSPLGKMGLKAETVSLGKIELEPFGFVVARVK from the coding sequence ATGCTCGGTGCGGTAGAGCTTCGTTGCGGTTTGCTGCTGGGGATGATGACGATGGTTGGATTGAATGCGCAAATGGTGAAAGCGGCTACGGGGGAAGGCCCGGGCGCCGCGGCGATCGTGGTGCCAGCCGGCGCCGGCGCGGGCGGCGGAGATAGCTGGTGGCGTCATGCGGTGTTGTATGAGATTTATCCGCGGAGCTTTCAGGATTCGAATGGGGATGGGATCGGAGATATCAACGGGATCACTTCGCGGCTGGATTATCTGAAGGACTTAGGGATCGATGCTATCTGGATCACTCCGATGTATCCTTCGCCGGGCGTGGATTATGGGTATGACATCTCGGACTATACGGCGATCGATCCGGAGTATGGGACGATGGCGGATTTCGATCATATGGTGGCTGAAGCGAAGGCGCGCGGGATTCGCGTGATTATGGACTACGTGATCAACCATACTTCGGATCAGAATGCGTGGTTCAAGGAGTCTCGGTCTTCGCGGGATAATCCCAAGCGGGACTGGTACGTGTGGCGGGATGGGAAGATTGGCGAGGATGGAAAGTTAGGGCCGCCGAATAACTGGCAGTCGTGGTTTGGGCACTCGGCTTGGACGTGGGACGAGACGACGAAGCAGTATTACTATCACTACTTTTATGTGCAGCAGCCGGATCTGAACTGGAAGAATCCTGAGGTTCGCAAGGCGATGTATGGGGTGCTTGAGTTCTGGATGAAGCATGGGGTTGCGGGCTTCCGGATCGATGCGGTTTCGCGGCTGTTTGAGGACCCGGAGATGCGGGATGATCCTTACATGCCGGGTTATAACGCTTATGGCGATCGGAATATCCAGCATAAGTACACGGATGATTTGCCGGAGGTGCATGATGTGCTGCGCGAGGTGCGCAAGGTGGTGGATGCATTCCCGGGCGATCCGGTGCTGGTGACGGAGGCGGATGAGCCGAATATCGGCGAGCTGACGAAGATGTATGGAGTGGATGGGAAGAATGATGAAGTGCAGTTGCCGATGGATTTTCAGATTGCGGATGTGAATGAGTTATCGGCGGTGAAGTTTCGCAAGCTGTTTGATGAGGTTGAGGCGAATACGGCGAAGGGGCAGCCTGAGTATTTCTTCAGCAATCATGATCAGCGGCGGCAGTGGGATCGTTACGGCGATGGGGTGCACAACGATCAGATCGCCAAGCTGATGGCAGCTCTGCTGCTTACTACGCGGGGTACTCCGCAGATGTATTACGGGGAAGAGATTGGAATGCGGACGACGGATCCGGCGCGGATTGAGGATGTGCATGATCCGATTGGGAAGCTGGGATGGCCGAAGGAAAAAGGGCGCGATGGCGAGCGGACGCCGATGCAGTGGGATGCGAGTGTTCATGCGGGTTTTACGACGGGTAAGCCGTGGCTGCCGGTGCCGCCCAGCGCTGCGACTTATAACGTGCAGGTGGAGTCGCAGAACCCGGATTCGATCTATTCGACTTACAAGCGATTGCTGGCGCTGCGTAAGTCGGAACCGGCGTTGCGCGATGGGGCTTATGAGGCGGTGAATGAGAGTGACGAGCATGTGTTTGCTTATCTGCGGAAGAGCGGGGATGAGACGCTGCTGGTGGCGCTGAATATGAGCGCGGCGGCGCGGACGATTGCGGTGAAATCTGCCGGCAGGGAGGCGGATGTTTTGTATCGCTCGCCGCTGGGAAAGATGGGGCTGAAGGCGGAGACGGTTTCGCTGGGGAAGATTGAGTTGGAGCCGTTTGGGTTTGTGGTGGCGCGCGTGAAGTGA
- the rsmG gene encoding 16S rRNA (guanine(527)-N(7))-methyltransferase RsmG, whose amino-acid sequence MPITNANYNPPMVAIRLNQLLTESGHAPLDPGTTGKFAAYLALLLKWNAKTNLTAIRDEEGILSRHFLESILCASKLPKDIVSLLDFGSGAGFPGIPIALMRKEISVTLAESQNKKAAFLREAVRTLNLKTQVHSGRAETLKTIYDCITLRAVDNMAQAIPAAIRLLKPNGYLAIMTTTEDAAMIQSAAEQCALPHWYPLQPLPQNTNRVLLLGQLGN is encoded by the coding sequence ATGCCCATCACAAACGCGAACTACAATCCTCCTATGGTCGCCATCCGCCTCAACCAACTCCTCACCGAATCCGGCCACGCTCCTCTCGACCCGGGGACGACCGGCAAATTTGCGGCCTATCTCGCCCTCCTGCTGAAATGGAACGCGAAAACCAACCTCACCGCCATCCGCGACGAAGAAGGCATCCTCAGCCGCCACTTCCTTGAATCCATCCTCTGCGCCAGTAAATTACCAAAAGACATAGTTTCCCTATTGGATTTTGGTTCCGGAGCCGGCTTTCCCGGAATCCCCATAGCCCTGATGCGCAAAGAAATATCCGTAACCCTCGCCGAATCGCAGAACAAAAAGGCAGCTTTCCTCCGCGAAGCCGTTCGCACCCTGAACCTGAAAACCCAAGTTCACTCCGGCCGCGCCGAAACCCTCAAAACTATCTATGACTGCATCACCCTCCGCGCCGTAGACAATATGGCGCAGGCCATCCCCGCCGCCATCCGTCTCCTCAAGCCCAACGGCTATCTGGCCATCATGACCACCACCGAAGATGCCGCCATGATCCAGTCAGCCGCGGAACAATGCGCTCTGCCCCACTGGTATCCGCTCCAGCCGCTTCCTCAAAACACCAACCGGGTTCTCCTCCTCGGCCAACTGGGGAATTAA
- a CDS encoding ParB/RepB/Spo0J family partition protein translates to MTSGQMDKRRALGKGLDSLLPRVAAQVETPKLPDSEAGKPMEIPVGEIDRNPFQTRTNFDETLIAELAESISANGVVQPILVRPLANGRFQLIAGERRWIASQKAGKKTIPAILRQVSDEQAMEITIVENLQRADLNPIEQAKAYERLGREFGMTQEQMAHRTGKDRATVGNFLRMLRLPESVQQKVSTGVLSFSHAKVLLALEHADDVERAASKILSLSLSVRQSETMVQNLLFPGLEEGRAAKKAVQEAKPVDPNVREAQEKLQRALGLRVKIEDRNGRGRVIIEYARLEDFDTLMDQLCEG, encoded by the coding sequence ATGACAAGTGGACAGATGGATAAGAGACGGGCGTTGGGCAAGGGGCTGGACTCGCTGCTGCCTCGGGTGGCTGCGCAGGTGGAAACGCCGAAGTTGCCGGATAGCGAAGCTGGCAAGCCGATGGAGATTCCTGTTGGGGAGATTGACCGGAACCCCTTTCAGACGCGCACTAACTTTGACGAAACGCTGATCGCGGAGCTGGCGGAATCGATTTCGGCAAACGGGGTGGTGCAGCCGATCCTGGTGAGACCGTTGGCGAATGGACGCTTCCAGTTAATTGCCGGCGAGCGGCGGTGGATCGCTTCGCAGAAGGCTGGGAAGAAGACTATCCCCGCAATCTTACGGCAGGTTTCAGATGAGCAGGCGATGGAGATTACCATCGTCGAAAACCTGCAGCGCGCGGATCTGAATCCGATTGAGCAGGCGAAGGCTTATGAACGGCTTGGGCGTGAGTTTGGGATGACGCAGGAGCAGATGGCGCACAGGACTGGCAAGGATCGCGCCACGGTGGGGAATTTTCTGCGCATGCTGCGGCTGCCGGAATCTGTTCAGCAAAAGGTGTCGACGGGTGTTCTGAGCTTCAGCCACGCGAAGGTTTTGCTGGCGCTGGAGCACGCGGACGATGTCGAGCGGGCGGCCTCCAAGATACTATCACTTTCGCTTTCTGTTCGCCAATCGGAGACGATGGTGCAGAACCTTTTGTTTCCGGGATTGGAGGAAGGACGGGCTGCAAAGAAGGCTGTGCAGGAGGCGAAGCCGGTTGATCCGAATGTGCGCGAGGCGCAGGAGAAACTGCAGCGGGCGCTTGGGTTACGGGTGAAGATCGAGGACAGGAACGGGCGTGGGCGGGTGATTATCGAGTACGCGCGGCTGGAGGATTTTGACACGCTGATGGATCAGTTGTGTGAGGGGTAG
- a CDS encoding ABC transporter permease, with product MRWLERVRIALRMLFHRQAEAARLQDELQFHLEQQINENAARGLTPDEARRAAIRSFGNPGLVREQARSTWNWNWLETLLRDVRYGMRTLMRSPGFTLVSVLVLMLGIGATTSLFTIVRAVLLKPLPFPDSDKLVMVYEHFRDPSSGTYFNVVSAADFVDWRRQTHGFEDMAAWRRYGFNLTGVHAELPEVVEAAGGSYNLFSVLGVRPVLGRTFTADEDRLEAGHVVMLTWSLFQRRFAGDPSILGKQIHLDSNSYTVVGVLPSWFTYPNARIQVWVPYAQTFPADLYAMHGSHQSRVVARLRPGVSADAATKEVSALQYQLHLAHASEPVAEDALYRPMIDDVVLDVKTPLLVLLSAVGCMLLIACLNVSNLLVARAASRRKEVAVRGALGGSRLALIREQMTESLLICAAGGSLGLLLSILATRWLASHWRNLPRSESIQLDGSVLAFTTGLIVLTALLAGLVPAISSTGKGVLGALQESSRSIGGSASRAWLRKTMLTAEIALTVILLVSAGLLFKSFLHLRTADLGCVTENVLTVKYGLPEKQYDTPEKVIAFHEALLDRVRRIPGVRAAALVSTPPGGGYEGDSVFTIPGRPAPTSTIEDDATTRTIDPSYFSVMQIPLIHGRFFTDHERLANYHYTIVNKTFADQYFPGEDPIGKRVNIAWYTNKEDFEIVGVVGDTLYDVAKPVKATMYFPILAGIPELTGSTTIMVRAAVDPLALSIPIQQQLAALDSTIPVYDVLTMQQILGLTTASQNLSATLVLAFAALSLLLAGVGLYGVLSYLVTQRVAEIGIRIALGAQRSEVLRIVLLDGLRPVALGLAIGLAGGATAGNLIRSILYGTSPFDPMVLVAMVGCLMLTAIVACAVPAVRASRIEPMVALRSE from the coding sequence ATGCGCTGGTTGGAACGAGTGCGAATAGCTTTAAGGATGCTCTTCCATCGTCAGGCGGAAGCGGCACGGCTTCAGGATGAGTTGCAGTTTCATCTTGAGCAGCAAATCAACGAAAACGCAGCGCGAGGACTTACACCGGATGAGGCGCGAAGGGCGGCTATTCGGTCCTTCGGCAATCCTGGCCTTGTACGCGAGCAGGCTCGCTCCACATGGAACTGGAACTGGCTGGAGACGTTGCTGCGCGACGTGCGTTATGGAATGCGGACGCTGATGCGCTCGCCGGGCTTTACGCTGGTCTCCGTGCTGGTTCTGATGCTTGGTATTGGCGCTACTACGTCGCTGTTTACGATTGTGCGCGCGGTGTTGCTGAAGCCTTTGCCCTTCCCGGATTCAGACAAGCTGGTCATGGTTTACGAACACTTCCGGGACCCGTCAAGCGGGACCTATTTCAATGTGGTTTCGGCTGCAGATTTCGTCGATTGGCGGCGACAGACGCATGGTTTTGAAGACATGGCTGCCTGGCGACGCTATGGATTCAATCTCACCGGAGTGCATGCGGAATTACCGGAAGTCGTGGAGGCGGCGGGAGGCTCTTACAATCTTTTTTCAGTGCTCGGCGTACGGCCGGTTCTGGGACGCACCTTTACTGCCGATGAAGATCGATTGGAAGCCGGCCACGTTGTGATGCTTACGTGGAGCTTATTCCAAAGACGCTTTGCGGGTGATCCTTCGATACTGGGCAAGCAGATCCATCTGGACTCGAACTCTTACACCGTTGTCGGTGTGCTGCCCAGTTGGTTTACCTATCCCAATGCCAGGATTCAGGTGTGGGTGCCTTATGCGCAGACCTTTCCGGCGGACCTGTATGCGATGCATGGATCTCATCAGAGCCGTGTCGTTGCGCGGCTCAGGCCGGGCGTAAGCGCCGATGCGGCGACGAAGGAGGTAAGCGCTTTGCAGTATCAGCTCCACCTCGCCCACGCATCGGAACCGGTAGCAGAAGACGCTCTCTATCGCCCCATGATCGACGATGTTGTGCTGGACGTGAAGACGCCATTGCTTGTCCTGCTGTCTGCCGTGGGTTGCATGCTGCTGATTGCATGCCTGAATGTATCGAATCTGCTGGTGGCGCGTGCCGCTTCGCGACGCAAGGAGGTTGCGGTGCGCGGTGCACTGGGCGGCAGCCGCCTTGCGCTGATACGCGAGCAGATGACGGAGAGCTTGCTGATCTGCGCAGCAGGCGGGTCGCTGGGGCTTCTGCTTTCGATTCTGGCGACTCGATGGCTTGCGAGCCACTGGCGTAATCTGCCGCGCTCCGAGTCGATTCAACTGGACGGAAGCGTTCTCGCATTCACAACGGGCTTGATTGTTCTCACTGCGTTGCTTGCCGGTCTGGTTCCGGCCATCTCTTCAACGGGCAAAGGTGTACTTGGCGCGCTGCAAGAGTCGTCGAGATCGATTGGCGGGAGCGCTTCCCGCGCGTGGCTGCGCAAGACGATGCTTACCGCGGAGATTGCGCTGACTGTGATCCTGCTGGTCTCGGCGGGATTGCTTTTCAAGAGTTTCCTGCATCTGCGTACCGCCGATCTTGGCTGCGTCACGGAGAACGTGCTTACGGTCAAATACGGGCTGCCGGAGAAGCAATATGACACGCCCGAAAAGGTCATTGCCTTCCACGAAGCGCTGCTGGATCGCGTGCGCCGGATTCCCGGAGTGCGCGCCGCGGCGCTGGTTTCCACTCCGCCAGGAGGGGGTTACGAGGGAGACAGCGTTTTTACGATCCCCGGGCGTCCTGCTCCAACTTCGACGATTGAAGACGACGCTACGACTCGCACCATCGATCCGAGTTATTTTTCCGTGATGCAGATTCCTTTGATTCACGGCCGATTTTTTACCGATCACGAACGTCTGGCGAACTACCACTACACGATCGTCAACAAGACATTTGCGGATCAGTATTTTCCAGGGGAAGACCCGATTGGCAAGCGCGTGAATATCGCGTGGTATACGAACAAGGAAGACTTCGAGATTGTCGGCGTAGTTGGCGATACGCTCTATGATGTCGCCAAACCCGTCAAGGCAACGATGTACTTTCCGATCCTTGCGGGCATTCCTGAACTCACCGGGAGCACGACGATCATGGTTCGGGCAGCGGTCGATCCGCTTGCGCTGTCGATTCCCATTCAGCAGCAGCTGGCCGCGCTTGACTCGACAATACCTGTCTACGATGTGCTGACGATGCAGCAGATCCTCGGACTGACAACAGCGAGCCAGAACCTGAGTGCGACGCTCGTGCTCGCCTTTGCCGCGCTCTCGCTGCTGCTGGCCGGAGTGGGGCTCTATGGGGTTCTTTCGTATCTGGTGACGCAGCGGGTTGCCGAAATCGGAATTCGGATCGCACTGGGAGCGCAAAGATCGGAAGTATTGCGCATCGTGCTGTTGGATGGCCTGCGCCCTGTGGCGCTGGGATTAGCGATCGGTCTGGCTGGAGGCGCGACGGCGGGAAACCTAATTCGATCGATCCTCTACGGAACGAGCCCCTTCGATCCGATGGTATTGGTTGCGATGGTTGGCTGCCTGATGCTCACTGCCATTGTGGCCTGCGCGGTGCCGGCGGTGCGGGCGTCGAGGATAGAGCCGATGGTGGCGCTGCGGAGCGAGTAG
- a CDS encoding PadR family transcriptional regulator, giving the protein MGKPSDLVQGTLDLLILKTISLEPKHGWAIAKRIQQISNEVLQVQQGSLYPALHRLEQQGWIKAKWSETETGRQAKFYSLTAAGRAQLERELESWSRLSTAINLVVEGV; this is encoded by the coding sequence ATGGGAAAACCAAGTGATCTGGTGCAGGGAACGCTTGACTTGCTGATATTGAAGACGATCTCGCTTGAACCGAAGCATGGATGGGCGATCGCCAAGCGGATTCAGCAGATTTCGAATGAAGTGTTGCAGGTGCAGCAGGGTTCGTTGTATCCGGCGCTACACCGGCTGGAACAGCAGGGATGGATCAAAGCCAAATGGAGCGAGACAGAAACAGGCCGCCAGGCTAAGTTCTATTCGCTGACGGCGGCCGGGCGCGCGCAACTTGAGCGGGAGTTGGAAAGCTGGAGCAGGCTTTCGACTGCCATCAATCTTGTCGTCGAGGGTGTGTGA
- the ggt gene encoding gamma-glutamyltransferase: MRTLPHREPFKAQLTLLIVSLVLSQTIVSLSSQAEERAHGRSMVVTQYGIVATSYVQASQAGARILERGGSAIDAGIAANAVLSVAEPMMNGIGGDLFAIYWDAKTNKLYGLNASGWAPKALTIDHLRSKGITAMPQYGIDSVTIPGAVDGWTKLHDRFGKLPWSDLFQPAIYYAQNGVAIPEAISVYWAATTEALRTNPESQRIYLPNDKAPEIGQVFRNPELAKTLTTLATEGESAFYKGSIAQAILKTSHDLGGTMTAEDLSQYSAEWVEPVSTTYRDWKVYELPPNGDGIAALEMLNIMEQSQPAPAGPISTAELHTRIEAMKLAYADVKAYDGDPKFSTIPVPELLSKKFAAKRAALINPDKANCDATPGALTGSDTTYLSVVDKEGNILSLIQSNYQAFGSSVTVQGAGFVLQDRGGLFSLDPKSPNALAGHKRPFHTIIPGFMEHGDQHIGFGIMGGLNQPLAHAQFVSNVVDYHLNIQAAMEEARFTVNSKLGCNIVIESRVKPEALDQLTKMGHILEVHKEYSTTMGRGQAVLTNTTTGIHYGASDPRADGSAEPESPDFFGAPPK; encoded by the coding sequence ATGCGAACCCTTCCGCACCGAGAACCGTTCAAGGCCCAACTCACGCTCCTGATCGTTTCGCTTGTCCTATCTCAGACCATTGTTTCTTTGTCATCACAAGCCGAAGAACGCGCCCACGGCCGCTCCATGGTCGTCACCCAATACGGCATCGTGGCCACCAGCTACGTCCAGGCATCGCAGGCCGGCGCGCGCATCCTCGAGCGCGGCGGCTCCGCCATCGACGCAGGCATCGCAGCCAACGCCGTCCTCAGCGTCGCCGAGCCCATGATGAACGGCATCGGCGGCGACCTCTTCGCCATCTACTGGGACGCCAAAACCAACAAGCTCTACGGCCTCAACGCCAGCGGATGGGCCCCCAAAGCGCTGACCATCGACCACCTCCGCAGCAAGGGCATCACCGCCATGCCGCAATACGGCATCGACTCCGTCACCATCCCCGGAGCAGTCGACGGATGGACCAAACTCCACGACCGCTTCGGCAAACTCCCCTGGAGCGACCTCTTTCAACCCGCTATCTACTACGCACAAAACGGTGTCGCCATCCCCGAAGCCATTAGCGTTTACTGGGCCGCCACAACCGAGGCTCTCAGAACCAACCCCGAAAGCCAACGCATCTATCTCCCCAACGACAAAGCCCCGGAAATCGGCCAGGTCTTCCGCAACCCGGAGTTAGCCAAAACTCTCACCACCCTCGCCACCGAAGGCGAATCCGCCTTCTACAAAGGCTCCATCGCACAAGCCATTCTCAAAACCTCCCATGACCTCGGCGGCACGATGACTGCCGAAGACCTCAGCCAATACTCCGCCGAGTGGGTCGAGCCCGTCTCCACCACATATCGCGACTGGAAGGTCTACGAACTCCCGCCCAACGGCGACGGCATCGCCGCCCTCGAAATGCTCAATATCATGGAGCAGTCCCAGCCCGCGCCAGCAGGCCCAATCAGCACCGCAGAACTCCACACCCGCATCGAAGCCATGAAGCTCGCCTACGCCGACGTCAAAGCCTACGACGGCGACCCGAAGTTCAGCACCATCCCCGTTCCCGAGCTGCTATCCAAGAAGTTCGCAGCCAAACGCGCCGCCCTCATCAATCCCGACAAAGCCAACTGCGACGCAACCCCCGGCGCACTCACCGGCAGCGACACCACCTACCTGTCGGTCGTCGACAAGGAAGGCAACATCCTCTCGCTCATCCAGAGCAACTATCAGGCCTTCGGCTCCAGTGTCACCGTCCAAGGCGCGGGATTCGTCCTGCAAGACCGCGGCGGCCTCTTCTCTCTCGACCCCAAATCCCCCAACGCCCTCGCCGGCCACAAACGCCCATTCCACACCATCATTCCCGGCTTCATGGAGCACGGCGACCAACACATCGGCTTCGGAATCATGGGCGGCCTCAACCAACCGCTGGCCCACGCCCAGTTCGTCAGCAACGTCGTCGATTACCACCTGAACATCCAGGCCGCGATGGAAGAAGCCCGCTTCACCGTCAACAGCAAGCTAGGCTGCAACATAGTCATCGAATCCCGAGTCAAACCCGAAGCCCTCGATCAGCTAACCAAGATGGGCCACATCCTCGAAGTCCACAAGGAATACAGCACCACCATGGGCCGTGGCCAGGCCGTACTAACAAACACCACCACCGGCATCCACTACGGCGCATCAGACCCAAGAGCCGACGGCTCCGCCGAACCCGAATCTCCTGACTTCTTCGGCGCACCGCCTAAATGA
- a CDS encoding ParA family protein, translating to MGKILGIVNQKGGVGKTTTAINLSACLALDGLKILLVDCDPQANASSGLGVQRDDNRNSIYDVLTGDATAAQVLLPTEIANLTLLPGSKNLTGANIELANAEDRALRLRKALEAVQKDYDLVVLDCPPALDLLTLNSLAAADSLIVPMQAEYFALEGISELVSTLERVRGAFNPRLTIEGVLLTMYDDRTNLAQQVTETLREFFKDRLFRTVIPRNIRLAEAPSHGKPVALYDARSRGTEAYFELAAEYMERNKIPNPKAEARKAAMEEAQTSGKTGKTVRFWPYA from the coding sequence ATGGGCAAGATTCTCGGAATTGTGAACCAAAAGGGCGGAGTGGGCAAAACCACCACCGCAATCAACCTTTCAGCATGCCTCGCTTTGGATGGTTTGAAGATCCTGCTAGTCGATTGCGATCCGCAGGCGAATGCTTCCTCCGGCCTCGGCGTTCAGCGCGACGACAATCGCAACTCTATCTATGATGTGCTGACAGGCGACGCAACCGCCGCGCAAGTCCTTCTGCCGACAGAGATTGCGAACCTGACGCTCCTGCCTGGCAGCAAGAATCTAACCGGCGCTAACATCGAACTTGCGAACGCGGAAGATCGTGCCTTGCGATTGCGCAAGGCGCTCGAAGCTGTCCAAAAGGACTACGACCTGGTGGTGCTGGATTGCCCGCCGGCGCTCGATCTTTTGACGTTGAATTCGCTGGCTGCGGCGGACAGCTTGATCGTGCCCATGCAGGCGGAGTATTTCGCGCTTGAGGGGATTTCGGAGCTGGTTTCGACGCTTGAGCGGGTGCGAGGGGCGTTCAATCCCAGATTGACGATTGAAGGCGTGTTGCTGACCATGTATGACGACCGGACGAATCTGGCGCAGCAGGTTACGGAAACCCTCCGTGAATTCTTCAAAGACAGACTATTTCGCACTGTGATTCCGCGCAACATTCGTCTTGCTGAAGCTCCGAGTCATGGCAAACCCGTGGCGCTTTACGATGCCCGATCGCGTGGGACGGAGGCGTATTTCGAGCTGGCGGCGGAGTATATGGAGCGGAATAAGATCCCAAATCCCAAGGCGGAAGCGCGAAAAGCGGCTATGGAAGAGGCGCAAACTTCCGGCAAGACGGGGAAAACGGTTCGGTTCTGGCCTTACGCCTGA
- a CDS encoding APC family permease, translating into MVHAPASVAAGEIAVFAFSRGVSLVLCDDLRTMADTAAEISPSEATEQHRLRRQLGLRDLVLAQVLCVVGSMWVGVAAGLGRAQAVTWVAAMILFYFPMAAVVVVLNRVMPLEGGLYVWAHRAFGDLGGFLTAWNLWVYGVAVTASILYAIPTELSYLIGPAAAWLPENHAASLAIVAVIVALLTLAAVRGLELGKWIHNIGGMAMMTVFLGLILLPVWGLWQHRITRGMEFAAVMPPMNLRSMALFGQMLVGALSGLEYIAIFAGESRQPARSIARSIWIASPIICLMFILGTSSVEAFVKPGHIDFIAPIPQTLRIALGNSGVANVVAMAAILMLQLRLLGAASYLLTGVTRLPMTVGWDRLLPEWFTRLDARTRMPVNSIWCTSGLVLLLIVLGSVGVHAQEAFQVLSNASMTHYELTYMAMFAIPIVGAAALRDALPGWLKWVAGMGFCAALYAFLISAYPFVDVVNPMAYAGKILGTVLLSNLIAVGFYVARRRAG; encoded by the coding sequence ATGGTACACGCACCCGCTTCGGTTGCAGCGGGGGAGATTGCGGTCTTCGCATTTTCGCGCGGGGTTTCGCTGGTTCTGTGCGATGATTTGCGCACGATGGCTGATACTGCTGCGGAGATTTCTCCTTCGGAAGCTACGGAACAACATCGGTTGCGGCGTCAACTGGGGTTGCGGGACCTGGTGCTGGCGCAGGTGCTTTGTGTTGTGGGCAGCATGTGGGTGGGCGTCGCGGCTGGGCTGGGGCGCGCGCAGGCGGTGACATGGGTTGCGGCGATGATCCTGTTCTACTTTCCCATGGCTGCGGTGGTGGTGGTGCTGAACCGGGTGATGCCGCTGGAGGGTGGGCTGTATGTGTGGGCGCACCGCGCTTTCGGGGATCTTGGGGGATTTCTTACGGCGTGGAATTTATGGGTGTATGGGGTTGCGGTTACGGCTTCGATTCTTTATGCGATACCTACGGAGCTTTCCTATCTGATTGGTCCGGCGGCGGCGTGGCTGCCGGAGAACCATGCAGCGTCGTTGGCGATTGTGGCTGTGATCGTCGCGTTGCTGACGCTTGCGGCTGTGCGCGGCTTGGAACTGGGCAAGTGGATTCATAACATCGGCGGCATGGCGATGATGACGGTGTTTCTGGGGCTGATCCTGTTGCCGGTTTGGGGGCTTTGGCAGCACAGGATTACGCGGGGAATGGAGTTTGCGGCGGTGATGCCGCCGATGAATCTGCGATCGATGGCACTGTTTGGGCAGATGCTGGTGGGGGCGCTGTCGGGGCTTGAGTATATTGCGATCTTTGCCGGAGAGAGCAGGCAGCCGGCGAGGAGCATCGCGCGCTCGATATGGATTGCTTCGCCGATTATCTGCCTGATGTTCATTCTGGGGACAAGTTCGGTTGAAGCATTTGTGAAGCCTGGCCATATTGACTTTATTGCGCCGATTCCGCAGACGCTGCGGATAGCGCTGGGTAACTCAGGTGTTGCGAATGTGGTGGCGATGGCGGCGATTCTTATGCTGCAACTGAGGCTGCTGGGTGCGGCGAGTTATCTGTTGACCGGCGTGACGAGGCTGCCGATGACGGTGGGGTGGGACCGGCTATTGCCGGAGTGGTTTACGCGGTTGGATGCTAGGACGAGGATGCCTGTGAATTCGATTTGGTGTACTTCAGGGCTGGTGCTGTTGCTGATTGTGCTGGGGAGTGTTGGCGTTCATGCGCAGGAAGCTTTCCAGGTGCTTTCGAATGCGAGTATGACGCATTATGAGCTGACGTACATGGCGATGTTTGCGATACCGATTGTTGGTGCCGCCGCGCTGCGCGATGCTTTGCCGGGGTGGTTGAAATGGGTTGCGGGCATGGGTTTCTGCGCGGCGCTGTATGCGTTTCTGATTTCGGCATATCCGTTTGTGGACGTGGTGAACCCGATGGCTTATGCGGGGAAGATACTCGGGACGGTGCTGCTTAGTAACTTGATTGCGGTGGGGTTCTATGTTGCGCGGCGTCGGGCGGGCTGA
- a CDS encoding GIY-YIG nuclease family protein, with translation MPPREYHFWVYILCSRSRNLYIGVTNNLKRRTAIHREGVLGTHTGRYAIHRLVYFEYFRYVRSAIAREKQLKHWTREQKIELIERRNPTWEDLFPTLLISSVPERPEADSLRE, from the coding sequence ATGCCGCCCCGTGAATACCATTTCTGGGTCTACATTCTTTGCAGCCGTTCTCGAAATCTCTATATCGGCGTGACTAACAATCTGAAACGACGGACCGCGATCCATCGCGAAGGTGTTTTAGGGACCCACACTGGTCGGTACGCGATCCATCGTCTTGTATATTTCGAATACTTTCGCTACGTGCGCAGCGCCATTGCACGCGAGAAGCAACTCAAGCATTGGACGCGGGAGCAGAAAATTGAGCTTATCGAGCGCAGGAATCCTACGTGGGAGGATTTGTTCCCCACGCTCCTGATCTCGAGCGTGCCCGAAAGGCCAGAAGCAGATTCCCTGCGGGAATGA